ACAGAAGATCTAAGTGTTTGAATTTCTTTAATGTAGGATGGATTTTCCTGTATTTCTGTAATGGCGATATACACATCAAGGTCACCATTTCCCTTTCTTCCGTCACTCCAGACAGGGATGCAATAGCCGTTTGTGGAAAGTAACTGGTTGTATTCGCCAATCCCAAACTGATTGTTTTTATACCCAATGGTTTGAAAATCTGTAAATACGGAAGATACATTGTAGTTTTTCGTAAACGTTTCTCCGCCATCAAAAGAATGGGCGACATAATACTGTACGATTTCATTTGAAGAAGCAAAGGTGGAATGGCGTCCGTCATACCATGAAAGGCTGACTACCCCTTGCGGATTGATGCTTAAGGAAGAATAGAACTGTTCGCTCAGGTGTTGTTTATCATCGTCATTGATGATAACCGGTGTTGTCCATGTTGTACCCGTATCGCTTGACCATGTGAGGTAAATATCACTGCCTGTCCCATGATCACTGCTGATACCCGATGCAGTGAAAGAAAGATAAAGCCTTCCTGAATAAGGGGAATTACTTTGGTCAACGGCAAGGGCAGGAGCCGGATAAATGCGGTTGCTTTTAATGCCTGTTATGGATGAAACTTTCTGAATATCTGTTACTTTTTGAGGTACAGAAAAGGTTTCTCCTCCATCTTTTGATATGGAATGAAAAAGGGAATAGACAGACTTATCGTAAGAGCCATAAAAAGTAACATGAACATATCCAAAATTGTCAACCACTATCTGTGAAAACTGTACTTCTGCAAAAGAGCCGGTACTTACCTCGACAGGTGCCGGGATAAAATTCAGGCTATCGGCTGGTTTTCGACTGACCACTATCCGCATCTGCTGATTGGTCATGTCGGCTTTCAGATAGGCAACATAAAGGGTGTTCCTAAAAACGGAATTACTGACATCCGCTGCCATCCACTGTTTGTCGGCAATGATGGGGATGGTGTAAAGAGAAGACCCTGATGAAGAAATGATGGTATAGGGAGTGTTTGTTTTCCATGTTTCCCCACCGTCTTCCGAGTATGCCCATAGCAATGCCCATGAGTAAGAATTAGATCCCTCACTGTAAAGATGTATCCATGAAAAATAGAGTTTTCCGTCTGCATCGAAGGCAAAAACAGGGTCTCCGCCACCTAAAACGGTCCCGGCAACAAATGGAGGCGAGGCTTTCCATGAACTCTGAAGCCATGTTTTGCCAAAATCTTTGGTATAATAGATCGGGAGGGTAAACCCACCTACACTGAGCAGGCGGATAGGAGCAAGTACCCAGTTATTGGAATCAGTTGGATTTATGACAGCATGAATTTCACTTTCAGCAAGGGAGGTGTTGCTTACCTGTTTTTCATTGCCAAGCGAACGGCTGAATTTTGAGGAGGATATAAGCTTATCTTCTTCATTCAGAATATTTTGCAGGCCTGCTTCTGCTTTAAGTTTTTCATTAATGATTTCCTTATATTG
The nucleotide sequence above comes from Sphingobacteriales bacterium. Encoded proteins:
- a CDS encoding T9SS type A sorting domain-containing protein — encoded protein: MRIYSNIIFWFFWLISCSGVMAQNQANDFFQQYKEIINEKLKAEAGLQNILNEEDKLISSSKFSRSLGNEKQVSNTSLAESEIHAVINPTDSNNWVLAPIRLLSVGGFTLPIYYTKDFGKTWLQSSWKASPPFVAGTVLGGGDPVFAFDADGKLYFSWIHLYSEGSNSYSWALLWAYSEDGGETWKTNTPYTIISSSGSSLYTIPIIADKQWMAADVSNSVFRNTLYVAYLKADMTNQQMRIVVSRKPADSLNFIPAPVEVSTGSFAEVQFSQIVVDNFGYVHVTFYGSYDKSVYSLFHSISKDGGETFSVPQKVTDIQKVSSITGIKSNRIYPAPALAVDQSNSPYSGRLYLSFTASGISSDHGTGSDIYLTWSSDTGTTWTTPVIINDDDKQHLSEQFYSSLSINPQGVVSLSWYDGRHSTFASSNEIVQYYVAHSFDGGETFTKNYNVSSVFTDFQTIGYKNNQFGIGEYNQLLSTNGYCIPVWSDGRKGNGDLDVYIAITEIQENPSYIKEIQTLRSSVKNCELSPNPVATLSKLHFTLDEESLLKISLSNSTGKILKVYAEKRFEPGTYHMEIDCRKYPSGIYYMSLETANGIVSKRLIINR